A window of Carboxydothermus pertinax genomic DNA:
GCGCGGCAAAAAGGAGTAGAAGAAATTACGATGAATGAAGTGATGGAAGCCCGGGGGAAAATGACCGCCCGGGATGTGAGGGATTCTAAGCCGCAAAAGCCGAAAATTGCGGTAGTACGCTGCGATATTGTCTCCGAGGTCTGCCCGGGAATTGGTTGTTTTAATAGCTTTAATAAGCGGGAGCAGCAGTTTGCCCGCTATGGACCGGAGGCGGAAATGATTGGCTTTTTCACTTGCGGAGGCTGTTCCGGTCGCAGAGTTTCACGGCTTATTGAAAAGTTGCTTCCTTACGAGTTAACCCATGTCCATTTAAGTTCCTGCATGTTGCTGGAAGGAGATTACCCTAAATGTCCTTTTAAAGAGCAAATTAAAAAGACAATTTTAGCCAAAGGGGTGGAAGTAATTGAGGGCACCCACCATTAACCCTGCTGCAATGCAGGGTTTTTGATTTATTTTTTCTATATAAATATTAAATAGTATAATTAGAAGATTAATTATTAAAAAAACAAACAAAAATAATAGATAAAATAACTCCTAAATACCTTAAATTAAAGAAAATATGACAATCTTCGACAAAATATATTTATATTGAAAAAATATAAAATATATTGTAAAATACCCTAGAAAGCTTGTTTTCTCAGGGGGAGAATTCATGCAGTTAACCAAACAAGGGGAGTATGCTTTAATTGCTATGATGGATCTGGCAAAACTGCCCAAGGGTCAGGTAGTACCAGTTAAAACCCTGGCGGAAAGGCTTATGTTGCCAGAAGCTTTTTTAGCAAAAATAGTTCAGTCACTGGTTAAAGCTGGACTTGTATATACGGTAAAAGGGCCTCAGGGGGGTGTTGCTCTTCTAAAAGATCCTGAAAAAATTACCGTGCTGGAAGTGGTAGAAGCGGTGGAGGGGCCGGTAGTTTTAAGCCAATGTATAAACCATCCGGATATTTGTGAGAAAGTAGAAATTTGTCCTTTACATGATATTTGGTCAAAAATTCAGCAAAAGTTAATCGAGGAATTTTCCTCGCATAATCTTTTAGTTCTTTCCAAAAAAGGCCAGAAAAGTGGCTTTTTAGCGGAGTAACTATGAAGCCCTTAGAAGACCGTTCCAAGATTCCGCTTTATGGAATAATAATTCTTCTTTTAGGAGTAATCTTTTATTTTTGGGGGACAAAGCCTGAAGAGGCGCCAGTTAAAGAAGCTTCAGGGGAAGAGGTTGTGGTTCTTAATACCGAAAAAAGCAGTAGCAAGGTAGTAGTCCAGGTAGCCGGGGCGGTTTATAAGCCGGGGGTATATTCTTTAGAGGAGGGCTCTAGGGTAAAAGATGCCCTAGAAAAAGCTCAAGGAATGCTGCCTTCTGCCGATGATAGCAGTATTAACCTTGCGGCCAAAGTGACCGATGGGCAAAAAATTTACATCCCTTTTAGAGGCGAAAATCAAGCTCCCAGTGCTCCGGTAAACAATGCTTTTGGTAAACCAAGTCCGATGCCAAACCAAAGCAATAAAGTAAATATTAATACGGCAACCCTTGAAGAATTGGATAAGCTTCCCGGGGTTGGACCGGCAACGGCAGCAAAAATTATTGAATACCGGGAACAAAACGGACCCTTTACTACTATTGAGGACATCAAAAAAGTTAAGGGTATTGGAGATAAAAAATTTGAAAGTTTAAAAGATTATATAACTATTAATTAGAGGTTGCTATGGAATTTTATCTTGCTTTAATTTTTTACCTTTTGGGAATTGTACTAGCCGATCAGGGAGTTATCCCTTTTCGGCTATTTCTGTATTTGACGGTTTTTTTGCTGTTTTTGGGTTATATCTTTTTACCCCGGGACCGCAAAAGTTGGGCGGTTCTTTTGGTGGCTTTTTTGTTACTTGGAGGGATAAACCTAAAGTTTCATGTAAGTTCAGATTTTTCTCAAGGAGAGTATCAAGGTCTTTGCCAAGTAGTGGAAGGGTCTACGGTAAAAAATGAACAAAATACTTTTAAAGTGATTGATGTAAAAACAAAAAAGACTTATTTAGTTCGGGAAAAAGAAACAGTTTTAAGACTTCCGGGAGATATTTTAAAAATTTCCGGTACTTTTAAAAAACCAATTCCCCCGCAAAATCCCGGCGAGTTTAACTATCCAAATTATTTAAAACGGCAAGGGATTTATGGGGTATTATACGCCCAAAAAACGGAAAAAGTTGGGGTTAAAATTACTTTTCTTCGCCCCTTGGCAGCAATTAAAAATTATCTTAAAGATAAGTTAAATACTTATTCGCCCCAAACAGCGGCTTTGTTA
This region includes:
- a CDS encoding CGGC domain-containing protein; this encodes MRWTKEALEYMNNVPFFVREKAKKKVEEWARQKGVEEITMNEVMEARGKMTARDVRDSKPQKPKIAVVRCDIVSEVCPGIGCFNSFNKREQQFARYGPEAEMIGFFTCGGCSGRRVSRLIEKLLPYELTHVHLSSCMLLEGDYPKCPFKEQIKKTILAKGVEVIEGTHH
- a CDS encoding RrF2 family transcriptional regulator — translated: MQLTKQGEYALIAMMDLAKLPKGQVVPVKTLAERLMLPEAFLAKIVQSLVKAGLVYTVKGPQGGVALLKDPEKITVLEVVEAVEGPVVLSQCINHPDICEKVEICPLHDIWSKIQQKLIEEFSSHNLLVLSKKGQKSGFLAE
- a CDS encoding helix-hairpin-helix domain-containing protein, whose amino-acid sequence is MKPLEDRSKIPLYGIIILLLGVIFYFWGTKPEEAPVKEASGEEVVVLNTEKSSSKVVVQVAGAVYKPGVYSLEEGSRVKDALEKAQGMLPSADDSSINLAAKVTDGQKIYIPFRGENQAPSAPVNNAFGKPSPMPNQSNKVNINTATLEELDKLPGVGPATAAKIIEYREQNGPFTTIEDIKKVKGIGDKKFESLKDYITIN